A genomic window from Alkalihalobacillus sp. AL-G includes:
- a CDS encoding Mini-ribonuclease 3 — MNSHSISSTVDPKQLKSSALAYIGDAVYEVYIRNHLLEKGEVKPQQLHRLATGYVSAKAQATIIRTLIEDDEITDEEQGVVRRGRNSKMGTIPKNTDIQTYRYGTAFEALIGYHYLSGNGKRLDDIVQRAIKIVEMGVQKGG; from the coding sequence ATGAACTCACATAGCATTTCATCAACGGTTGATCCTAAGCAATTAAAATCATCCGCATTAGCCTATATCGGGGATGCGGTATATGAAGTTTATATTCGTAATCATTTATTGGAGAAGGGTGAGGTTAAGCCACAACAGCTCCATAGGCTCGCAACCGGTTATGTTTCTGCAAAGGCTCAGGCAACCATCATACGAACGTTGATTGAAGATGATGAAATAACAGACGAAGAGCAAGGTGTTGTTCGGCGGGGCCGAAACAGTAAAATGGGCACCATCCCAAAAAACACTGATATTCAGACGTACCGTTATGGGACAGCCTTCGAAGCATTGATAGGTTACCATTATCTTTCGGGCAACGGAAAGCGGTTGGATGACATTGTCCAGCGTGCTATTAAAATCGTAGAAATGGGTGTTCAAAAAGGAGGATAA
- the rlmB gene encoding 23S rRNA (guanosine(2251)-2'-O)-methyltransferase RlmB, giving the protein MNNDVIIGRNPVLEAIRSGRDINKILIAEGAQKGSIGQVIQQAKKERVQVQFVPKKKLDTIVEGKNHQGVLAYVAAYDYADIEDLFDRAKKQNEEPFILVLDEVEDPHNLGSILRTADAVGAHGVIIPKRRAVGLTSSVAKASTGAIEYVPVVRVTNIARTIEELKERGVWFVATDADGDQDYREANYDMPVGLVIGSEGKGIGRLVKEKCDFLVSLPMEGKVTSLNASVAAALLMYEVYRQRKPHGG; this is encoded by the coding sequence ATGAACAATGATGTTATAATCGGTAGAAATCCTGTTTTGGAGGCGATCCGTTCAGGTAGGGATATTAATAAAATATTAATTGCTGAAGGAGCACAAAAAGGTTCGATCGGACAAGTTATTCAGCAGGCAAAAAAAGAACGGGTCCAGGTACAATTTGTTCCAAAGAAGAAGCTTGATACAATCGTCGAAGGGAAAAACCATCAAGGTGTACTAGCCTACGTGGCAGCCTATGATTATGCCGACATCGAAGATTTATTTGACCGGGCAAAAAAACAGAACGAGGAGCCTTTTATTCTCGTACTTGATGAGGTTGAGGACCCGCATAATCTTGGTTCAATTTTACGAACTGCAGATGCAGTTGGTGCTCACGGGGTTATTATTCCGAAGCGAAGAGCAGTTGGGTTAACCTCTTCGGTAGCAAAGGCTTCTACGGGTGCAATCGAGTATGTACCTGTTGTAAGGGTGACCAATATCGCCCGGACGATTGAGGAGTTGAAAGAGAGGGGTGTCTGGTTCGTCGCGACCGATGCAGATGGTGATCAAGATTATCGCGAGGCCAATTATGACATGCCTGTTGGACTTGTGATCGGGAGTGAAGGAAAAGGAATTGGACGATTAGTTAAAGAAAAATGCGATTTTCTAGTTTCTTTGCCGATGGAAGGCAAGGTAACCTCACTAAACGCATCCGTAGCCGCTGCCCTTCTTATGTACGAGGTATACCGGCAGAGAAAGCCACATGGTGGATAG
- a CDS encoding NYN domain-containing protein — MEILLVDGYNMIGDWPELRKLRDHDLAAARDILMDKMAEYQAYTGMRVIVVFDAHYVPGTEKKYQNHRIEVIFTKENESADERIEKLAVELKDIRTKIHVATSDFLEQWVTFGLGALRKSARELLIEVENIEKRISRKVQDIQKQNRSSSLLLSEEVAEIFEKWRRGDR; from the coding sequence ATGGAAATCCTCCTGGTAGACGGCTACAACATGATAGGGGATTGGCCGGAGCTTCGTAAGCTTCGAGATCATGATCTTGCCGCTGCTCGTGACATCTTAATGGACAAGATGGCAGAATATCAAGCCTATACAGGTATGAGGGTCATTGTAGTATTTGATGCACATTATGTTCCTGGTACCGAAAAGAAATATCAAAACCATCGGATCGAGGTCATTTTCACAAAAGAAAATGAATCTGCAGATGAACGAATTGAAAAGCTGGCAGTTGAATTAAAAGATATCCGTACAAAAATTCATGTTGCGACCTCGGATTTCTTGGAACAATGGGTTACCTTTGGACTTGGAGCATTACGGAAATCAGCTCGTGAATTATTGATTGAAGTAGAAAATATTGAGAAGCGGATCAGCAGGAAAGTACAAGATATTCAAAAGCAAAATCGTTCATCATCCCTTCTACTATCAGAAGAAGTGGCAGAAATTTTTGAAAAATGGCGCAGAGGTGACCGGTGA
- the sigH gene encoding RNA polymerase sporulation sigma factor SigH, translating to MSIELKEIVHPEFDELEDESIVEQVHEGNSAALEYLINKYKNFVRAKARSYFLIGADREDIIQEGMIGLYKAIRDFKGDKLSSFKAFAELCITRQMITAIKTATRQKHIPLNSYVSLDKPIYDEESDRTLMDVICGSRVTDPEELIINQEEFDDIELKMGELLSDLERKVLMLYLDGRSYQEISVDLNRHVKSIDNALQRVKRKLERYLELREIGL from the coding sequence GTGAGCATTGAACTCAAAGAGATTGTACACCCGGAATTTGACGAGCTTGAAGATGAGTCCATTGTGGAGCAGGTTCACGAAGGAAACAGCGCCGCACTAGAGTACTTAATCAACAAGTACAAAAATTTTGTCCGTGCAAAAGCCCGGTCTTATTTTTTGATTGGGGCGGATCGCGAAGACATTATTCAAGAAGGTATGATCGGTTTATATAAGGCGATTCGAGATTTTAAAGGGGACAAGCTATCCTCTTTTAAAGCTTTTGCTGAGCTTTGTATCACCCGACAAATGATTACCGCAATCAAGACCGCCACTAGGCAAAAACACATACCATTGAATTCCTATGTTTCCTTGGACAAGCCGATCTATGATGAAGAATCAGATCGTACGCTAATGGATGTAATTTGTGGTTCACGTGTGACGGATCCAGAAGAACTCATCATCAACCAGGAGGAGTTCGATGACATTGAACTTAAAATGGGCGAGCTTTTGAGTGATCTTGAGCGGAAGGTATTGATGCTGTATCTTGACGGCAGATCCTATCAGGAGATTTCAGTCGATTTAAACCGTCATGTCAAATCGATTGATAACGCACTTCAGAGGGTGAAGCGAAAACTGGAACGGTACCTTGAATTAAGGGAAATCGGTTTATAG
- the rpmG gene encoding 50S ribosomal protein L33: protein MRVKVILACEICKQRNYTTMKNKTTEQNRVERKKFCKQCQTHTLHRETK, encoded by the coding sequence ATGCGCGTAAAAGTTATACTTGCTTGTGAAATATGTAAACAACGAAACTACACGACTATGAAAAACAAAACGACTGAGCAGAACCGTGTGGAGCGAAAAAAGTTTTGTAAGCAATGTCAGACACATACACTGCACCGGGAAACAAAATAA
- the secE gene encoding preprotein translocase subunit SecE, with amino-acid sequence MAGIAQKTSKFLSNVVRELKRVSWPKRKELTRYTITVVSTVVFVTLFFALVDQGLSWIIATVFE; translated from the coding sequence ATGGCTGGCATTGCACAGAAAACAAGTAAATTTTTATCAAATGTGGTTAGGGAGCTAAAGCGTGTTTCTTGGCCCAAACGTAAAGAATTAACTCGATACACGATCACAGTTGTATCGACGGTAGTGTTTGTCACACTATTTTTTGCATTGGTTGATCAGGGGTTAAGTTGGATCATCGCGACTGTATTTGAATAA
- the nusG gene encoding transcription termination/antitermination protein NusG, with protein MEKRWYVVHTYSGYENKVKANLEKRVESMGMEDKIFRVLVPQEEETEIKNGKKKTAMKKVFPGYVLTEMVMTDDSWYVVRNTPGVTGFVGSTGSGSKPTALLPEEVDRILSSMGLEKPKAEVDYELKESVKIKEGPFANFVGAVEAIDVDKQKLKVHVNMFGRETPVEVDFTQVEKL; from the coding sequence ATGGAAAAAAGATGGTATGTAGTACACACGTACTCCGGTTATGAAAATAAAGTAAAAGCAAATCTGGAGAAGCGGGTTGAGTCCATGGGGATGGAGGATAAGATCTTTCGAGTTCTCGTACCGCAGGAAGAAGAAACTGAGATTAAGAACGGTAAGAAAAAAACGGCAATGAAGAAAGTGTTTCCCGGATATGTGTTGACCGAAATGGTTATGACAGACGACTCTTGGTATGTTGTCCGTAATACACCAGGGGTAACGGGATTTGTCGGTTCTACCGGATCTGGATCCAAGCCAACCGCACTTTTACCAGAAGAAGTTGATCGAATTCTATCTAGCATGGGTCTTGAAAAACCTAAAGCAGAGGTTGACTATGAGCTTAAAGAAAGTGTCAAGATCAAAGAAGGTCCTTTTGCGAACTTCGTTGGGGCTGTTGAGGCTATCGACGTCGACAAACAGAAGCTGAAGGTCCATGTCAACATGTTTGGCAGGGAGACGCCTGTTGAGGTTGATTTCACTCAGGTTGAAAAACTTTAA
- the rplK gene encoding 50S ribosomal protein L11, whose translation MAKKVIKVVKLQIPAGKANPAPPVGPALGQAGVNIMGFCKEFNARTSDQAGMIIPVEISVFEDRSFTFITKTPPAAVLLKKAAGIESGSGEPNRNKVATVKRDKVREIAETKMPDLNAANVDSAMRMVEGTARSMGIVIED comes from the coding sequence GTGGCTAAAAAGGTAATTAAGGTTGTTAAATTACAAATTCCAGCTGGTAAAGCAAACCCAGCACCACCAGTAGGACCAGCATTAGGTCAAGCAGGTGTAAACATCATGGGATTCTGTAAAGAATTTAACGCACGTACTTCTGATCAAGCTGGTATGATTATTCCGGTTGAAATCTCGGTATTTGAAGACCGTTCTTTTACATTCATTACGAAAACTCCACCAGCTGCTGTATTACTTAAGAAAGCAGCAGGAATCGAGTCAGGTTCTGGTGAACCGAACCGCAATAAAGTTGCAACAGTAAAGCGTGATAAGGTACGAGAAATCGCTGAGACGAAAATGCCTGATCTTAATGCTGCAAATGTTGATTCTGCTATGCGTATGGTAGAAGGAACAGCACGTAGCATGGGTATCGTAATCGAGGACTAG
- the rplA gene encoding 50S ribosomal protein L1 gives MANKGKKYQEAVKLVDRSAQYDANEAIELVKKTASAKFDETVEVAVRLGVDPKKADQQVRGAVVLPNGTGKTQRVLVFAKGEKAKEAEAAGADFVGDTDYINKINQGWFDFDVIVATPDMMGEVGRLGRVLGPKGLMPNPKTGTVTFEVEKAVQEIKAGKVEYRVDKQGNVHCPIGKVSFEDGKLVENLTTIIETLLKVKPSAAKGTYMKSIAIASTMGPGIKVNPNSFTSK, from the coding sequence ATGGCTAATAAAGGAAAAAAGTATCAAGAAGCAGTGAAGCTTGTTGATCGTTCTGCACAATATGATGCAAACGAAGCAATTGAGCTTGTTAAAAAAACAGCTTCTGCAAAGTTTGATGAAACTGTAGAAGTGGCTGTACGTCTTGGGGTTGACCCTAAGAAAGCAGATCAGCAGGTTCGTGGAGCAGTTGTACTTCCGAATGGAACTGGTAAAACACAACGTGTTCTTGTTTTCGCAAAAGGTGAAAAAGCGAAGGAAGCTGAAGCTGCAGGAGCAGATTTTGTAGGTGATACTGACTACATCAATAAAATCAACCAAGGATGGTTCGATTTCGATGTAATCGTTGCAACACCAGACATGATGGGTGAAGTTGGTAGGCTTGGTCGTGTACTTGGACCAAAAGGCTTAATGCCGAACCCTAAAACTGGAACTGTAACATTTGAAGTAGAAAAAGCAGTTCAAGAAATCAAAGCTGGTAAAGTAGAATACCGTGTAGATAAGCAAGGTAATGTACATTGTCCGATTGGAAAGGTGTCTTTCGAAGACGGCAAGCTTGTTGAGAACTTAACTACCATTATTGAAACACTGCTTAAAGTAAAGCCTTCAGCTGCTAAGGGAACATACATGAAGAGCATTGCTATAGCTTCTACTATGGGACCTGGGATCAAAGTTAACCCAAACAGCTTCACTTCAAAATAA
- the rplJ gene encoding 50S ribosomal protein L10 has protein sequence MSVLEQKKKLVTEIADQFRNSKSTILVDYRGLDVAEVTELRKQLREAGITFKVYKNSMTRRAAEEAELAGLNENLVGPTAVAFSNEEVVAPAKILNNFAKEHEALEIKAGVIEGQVTTVEEIKALAELPSREGLLSMLLSVLQAPMRNVALATKAVADQKEEQGA, from the coding sequence ATGAGCGTACTTGAACAAAAGAAAAAATTAGTTACTGAAATTGCTGATCAGTTCCGTAACAGTAAATCGACGATTCTTGTTGACTATCGTGGTTTAGACGTAGCTGAAGTAACAGAACTACGTAAGCAACTTCGTGAAGCAGGCATCACATTCAAAGTGTACAAGAACTCAATGACTCGCCGAGCTGCTGAAGAAGCTGAACTAGCTGGTTTGAATGAAAATCTTGTTGGGCCTACAGCAGTTGCATTCAGTAATGAAGAGGTTGTTGCTCCTGCGAAGATTTTGAACAACTTTGCAAAAGAGCATGAGGCACTTGAAATCAAGGCAGGTGTCATTGAAGGCCAAGTTACAACGGTTGAAGAAATCAAAGCACTTGCAGAACTACCTTCACGCGAAGGTCTACTTTCAATGCTGCTTAGCGTACTTCAAGCTCCAATGCGAAACGTTGCATTGGCTACGAAGGCTGTTGCAGATCAAAAAGAAGAGCAGGGTGCTTAA
- the rplL gene encoding 50S ribosomal protein L7/L12, whose product MSKDQIIDAIKEMSVLELNDLVKAIEEEFGVTAAAPVAVAGGAGEGAAEEKTEFDVILESAGASKIKVIKAVREITGLGLKDAKELVDGAPKPLKEGIAKEEAEEMKAKLEEVGAVVEVK is encoded by the coding sequence ATGAGTAAAGATCAAATCATTGATGCGATTAAAGAAATGTCTGTACTAGAACTTAACGATCTAGTAAAAGCAATTGAAGAAGAATTTGGAGTAACTGCTGCTGCACCTGTAGCTGTAGCTGGTGGCGCTGGTGAAGGTGCTGCTGAAGAAAAAACTGAATTTGACGTAATCCTTGAAAGTGCTGGAGCTTCTAAAATCAAAGTAATCAAGGCCGTTCGTGAAATCACAGGTCTTGGACTTAAAGATGCTAAAGAATTAGTAGACGGAGCGCCTAAGCCACTTAAAGAAGGCATTGCAAAAGAAGAAGCTGAAGAAATGAAAGCTAAGCTTGAAGAAGTGGGCGCGGTTGTAGAAGTTAAGTAG
- a CDS encoding class I SAM-dependent methyltransferase yields the protein MSDHYYSDRPTSKRDMKEWSYTLRGRSFRFYSDAGVFSKKEVDFGSRLLIETFVKPEVDGDDFLDMGCGYGPIGLSIAASFPEKTVTMVDVNERAIELSCLNADQNQIDNVSIYQSNLFDRIDRNEFCAIVTNPPIRAGKKVVHSIFEQAYDHLVSGGELWIVIQKKQGAPSAVEKLEVIFDEVDTVARKKGYFIIRSKKR from the coding sequence ATGAGTGATCATTATTATTCAGACCGACCTACTTCTAAGCGGGATATGAAGGAATGGTCGTACACACTTAGAGGACGGTCGTTTCGATTTTATTCCGACGCTGGCGTTTTTTCAAAAAAAGAAGTTGATTTTGGTAGCCGGTTATTAATAGAGACATTCGTAAAACCTGAAGTCGATGGTGATGATTTTCTAGACATGGGTTGCGGTTATGGCCCGATCGGGTTATCCATTGCTGCATCCTTTCCCGAAAAGACGGTGACAATGGTTGATGTAAACGAAAGGGCTATCGAACTCTCGTGTTTGAACGCTGATCAGAATCAGATCGACAATGTAAGCATCTATCAAAGTAATCTATTTGACCGGATTGATCGGAATGAATTTTGTGCAATAGTAACGAATCCGCCAATACGAGCTGGAAAAAAGGTGGTTCATTCAATTTTTGAACAAGCATACGACCACCTTGTGTCTGGGGGAGAGCTCTGGATCGTCATTCAAAAGAAACAGGGAGCTCCATCCGCCGTCGAAAAATTAGAAGTGATTTTTGATGAAGTCGATACTGTAGCACGGAAAAAAGGTTACTTTATTATTCGTTCAAAAAAACGTTGA
- the rpoB gene encoding DNA-directed RNA polymerase subunit beta: protein MTGQLIQFGRHRQRRSYARINEVLELPNLIEIQTSSYQWFLDEGLREMFHDISPIEDFTGNLVLEFIDYSLGEPKYSVEESKERDVTYAAPLRVKVRLINKETGEVKEQEVFMGDFPLMSDTGTFIINGAERVIVSQLVRSPSVYYNEKLDKNGKKGFTATVIPNRGAWLELETDAKDVVHVRIDRTRKIPVTVLLRALGFGSDQEIIDLLGEDEYLRNSLEKDNTEGTEKALLEIYERLRPGEPPTVDNAKSLLESRFFDPKRYDLANVGRYKINKKLHIKNRLFNQRLAETIADPETGEVIAEEGTVLDRRVLDRILPALEKNVGFTEVTPAGGVVEDEAIRLQSIKIYSPLEGETDQVINVIGNGIIDRSIKNITPADIIASINYFFNLLHGVGLTDDIDHLGNRRLRSVGELLQNQFRIGLSRMERVVRERMSIQDTNSITPQALINIRPVIASIKEFFGSSQLSQFMDQTNPLAELTHKRRLSALGPGGLTRERAGFEVRDVHYSHYGRMCPIETPEGPNIGLINSLSSYAKVNEYGFIETPYRRVDPETGKVTAQIDYLTADEQDNYVVAQANAKLGDDGSFLDEEVISRFRDQNIIAKRDRIDYMDVSPKQVVSAATACIPFLENDDSNRALMGANMQRQAVPLMVPESPIVGTGMEHVSAKDSGAAVIARSEGIVEKVSASTIFIRRIEEVDGKEVQGDLERYNLMKFIRSNQGTCYNQRPIVSQGDRVTKGEILADGPSMEVGELALGRNVLVGFMTWDGYNYEDAVIMSERLVKDDVYTSIHIEEYESEARDTKLGPEEITRDIPNVGEDALKNLDERGIIRIGAEVKDGDILVGKVTPKGVTELTAEERLLHAIFGEKAREVRDTSLRVPHGGDGIVHDVKVFNREDGDELPPGVNQLVRAYIVQKRKIHEGDKMAGRHGNKGVISKILPEEDMPYLPDGTPIDIMLNPLGVPSRMNIGQVLELHLGMAARELGLHMATPVFDGASEEDVWETLDEAGLSRDGKTVLYDGRSGEPFDNRISVGVMYMIKLAHMVDDKLHARSTGPYSLVTQQPLGGKAQFGGQRFGEMEVWALEAYGAAYTLQEILTVKSDDVVGRVKTYEAIVKGENVPEPGVPESFKVLIKELQSLGMDVKMLSSDEQEIEMREIDEDEENSNDKLNLNVETQSVGE, encoded by the coding sequence TTGACAGGTCAACTCATTCAGTTTGGACGCCACCGCCAACGGAGAAGCTATGCAAGAATTAATGAAGTTTTGGAACTTCCAAACCTCATTGAAATCCAAACTTCCTCCTATCAATGGTTTCTTGATGAGGGTTTGCGAGAGATGTTTCATGACATTTCTCCAATTGAGGATTTTACGGGAAACTTAGTGCTTGAGTTTATTGATTATAGTTTAGGAGAGCCTAAGTATTCTGTTGAGGAGTCCAAAGAGCGGGACGTAACGTATGCTGCTCCACTACGGGTGAAAGTTCGTCTGATCAATAAGGAAACAGGCGAAGTGAAGGAACAGGAAGTATTCATGGGGGATTTCCCTCTTATGAGTGATACCGGTACCTTTATCATCAATGGAGCAGAACGGGTTATTGTATCCCAGCTCGTTCGTTCACCAAGTGTTTACTATAACGAAAAGTTGGACAAAAACGGTAAAAAAGGCTTTACTGCAACCGTAATTCCAAACCGGGGAGCATGGTTAGAACTTGAAACAGACGCAAAAGATGTCGTTCATGTTCGAATCGACCGCACAAGAAAGATTCCGGTAACGGTTTTATTGCGTGCGTTAGGGTTTGGTTCTGATCAAGAAATCATCGATTTACTAGGAGAAGATGAGTATCTTCGTAATTCGCTTGAAAAAGACAATACAGAAGGAACAGAAAAAGCTCTGCTTGAAATTTACGAAAGACTACGTCCAGGAGAGCCTCCTACTGTAGATAATGCTAAAAGTTTATTAGAGTCCCGTTTCTTTGATCCGAAACGCTATGATCTAGCAAACGTTGGACGCTATAAGATTAACAAAAAGCTTCATATTAAGAACCGATTGTTTAATCAGCGATTAGCTGAGACAATAGCAGATCCTGAAACAGGCGAAGTAATTGCAGAAGAGGGTACAGTTCTTGATCGCCGAGTACTCGATCGGATATTACCTGCACTTGAAAAAAATGTAGGCTTTACGGAAGTTACACCGGCGGGTGGAGTAGTAGAAGATGAAGCTATTCGTCTTCAGTCTATTAAAATTTATTCGCCACTAGAAGGTGAAACGGATCAGGTCATCAATGTAATCGGCAACGGTATCATTGATCGTTCTATCAAGAACATCACACCTGCCGACATCATTGCTTCTATTAATTATTTCTTCAACCTGCTGCACGGCGTCGGTCTTACAGATGACATCGATCATCTTGGAAACCGCCGACTGCGTTCCGTAGGTGAACTATTACAAAATCAATTCCGAATCGGTTTATCAAGAATGGAACGTGTTGTACGTGAGCGAATGTCCATCCAGGATACAAATTCAATCACGCCGCAAGCGCTCATCAACATTCGACCGGTTATTGCGTCCATAAAAGAATTTTTCGGAAGCTCTCAGCTTTCCCAGTTCATGGACCAAACGAACCCATTAGCAGAATTAACGCACAAACGTCGTCTTTCTGCATTAGGACCAGGCGGTTTGACTCGTGAACGTGCAGGATTCGAAGTACGTGACGTTCACTATTCACACTATGGTCGTATGTGTCCGATTGAAACACCGGAAGGACCGAACATCGGCTTGATCAACTCATTATCGAGTTATGCCAAAGTGAACGAGTACGGATTCATCGAAACACCGTACCGACGTGTTGATCCTGAGACAGGAAAGGTAACGGCACAAATTGATTACCTTACTGCAGATGAACAGGACAATTATGTGGTCGCACAGGCAAATGCAAAGCTTGGAGATGACGGTTCATTCCTTGACGAAGAAGTTATTTCCCGTTTCCGTGATCAGAATATTATTGCGAAGCGTGACCGGATCGACTACATGGATGTATCTCCAAAACAGGTCGTTTCTGCTGCAACAGCATGTATTCCGTTCCTCGAAAACGATGACTCGAACCGTGCCTTAATGGGTGCGAACATGCAGCGTCAGGCTGTACCATTAATGGTACCGGAATCACCAATCGTCGGAACAGGTATGGAACATGTCTCTGCCAAGGATTCCGGAGCAGCTGTAATTGCGAGGTCAGAAGGAATCGTTGAGAAGGTTTCAGCAAGTACCATTTTCATTCGCCGGATAGAAGAAGTCGATGGTAAAGAGGTTCAAGGTGACCTTGAACGATATAATTTGATGAAGTTCATCCGTTCGAACCAGGGTACATGCTACAACCAACGCCCGATCGTCAGTCAAGGAGACCGTGTTACGAAGGGTGAAATCCTTGCAGACGGACCTTCGATGGAGGTTGGTGAGCTCGCACTAGGACGTAACGTACTTGTCGGGTTTATGACATGGGATGGTTATAACTATGAGGATGCTGTCATTATGAGTGAACGACTCGTTAAAGATGACGTCTACACATCTATCCATATTGAAGAATATGAATCTGAGGCTCGAGATACAAAACTCGGACCTGAAGAAATTACACGTGATATCCCGAATGTCGGGGAAGATGCACTTAAAAATCTTGATGAGCGTGGAATTATCCGAATTGGTGCAGAAGTGAAGGACGGAGATATCCTTGTTGGAAAGGTTACGCCAAAGGGTGTTACTGAACTGACAGCAGAAGAACGTCTCTTGCATGCAATTTTCGGCGAAAAAGCGCGTGAAGTCCGTGATACATCACTACGTGTACCTCACGGTGGAGATGGAATTGTTCACGACGTCAAAGTATTCAACCGTGAAGATGGGGATGAACTTCCTCCTGGAGTAAACCAACTTGTCCGTGCTTACATCGTCCAAAAGCGTAAAATTCACGAAGGTGACAAAATGGCGGGACGACACGGTAACAAAGGTGTTATTTCGAAAATTTTACCTGAAGAAGACATGCCGTACTTACCAGATGGGACACCGATTGATATTATGCTTAACCCATTAGGGGTGCCGTCTCGTATGAATATCGGTCAGGTGTTAGAGCTTCACCTCGGAATGGCTGCAAGAGAACTTGGTTTGCACATGGCTACGCCGGTATTTGATGGAGCTTCAGAAGAGGATGTCTGGGAAACGTTAGACGAAGCAGGCCTTTCTCGTGACGGAAAAACGGTCCTCTATGATGGTCGCTCAGGCGAACCGTTTGATAACCGTATTTCAGTTGGGGTCATGTACATGATCAAGCTTGCCCACATGGTAGACGATAAGCTTCACGCTCGTTCTACAGGTCCTTACTCACTTGTTACCCAACAACCGCTTGGTGGTAAAGCACAATTCGGAGGACAGCGTTTCGGTGAGATGGAGGTATGGGCACTTGAAGCATATGGGGCAGCCTATACGTTGCAAGAAATCCTTACTGTCAAGTCTGATGATGTCGTTGGACGTGTGAAGACGTACGAAGCGATTGTTAAAGGCGAAAACGTTCCTGAACCAGGTGTTCCAGAATCCTTCAAGGTCTTGATCAAAGAGCTTCAAAGTCTAGGGATGGATGTCAAGATGCTCTCGAGCGATGAGCAAGAAATCGAGATGCGTGAAATTGATGAAGACGAGGAAAACTCGAACGATAAATTGAACTTGAACGTGGAAACCCAATCCGTCGGTGAATAA